The following coding sequences lie in one Oncorhynchus nerka isolate Pitt River linkage group LG14, Oner_Uvic_2.0, whole genome shotgun sequence genomic window:
- the LOC115141949 gene encoding spidroin-2-like isoform X2: MVKPMLRTEVQAKAMIRTNVKTKGERGGHKSSIKKNEKPPTPLIPPTQLVSYEGWAQNPDRPNSRQRDLIVHDNGEVARPRMPIKRSQKPGSPKPGSQKPGSPKPWRQKPGSQKPGSPKPGSQKPGSPKPGSQKPGSQKPWSPKPGSQKPGSPKPWSPKHGSQKPGSPKPGSQKPGNQKTCKKGSTKNGKEWAKKNQDTTRSKELRKSTTDHDTYGPIPVMAGPYLDVVRRSAADCESVLPSAQENATLAPGAMELRTGPGGPGAHPRNHCWSNPAENVQACGTSYHICRRPLTDYPVYAHDYTLPRAKDKHQDLYQDESLKQDPSPQGVSLSVTDVDLCNPNVS; encoded by the exons ATGGTCAAGCCCATGCTCAGAACTGAGGTCCAGGCCAAAGCCATGATCAGAACCAATGTCAAGAccaaaggagaaagaggaggacacAAGTCGAGCATAAAGAAGAATGAAAAACCACCAACCCCACTAATACCACCAACTCAG CTGGTGAGTTACGAGGGCTGGGCTCAGAATCCAGACAGGCCCAACAGCCGGCAGAGAGACCTG ATTGTCCATGACAACGGGGAAGTGGCCAGGCCCAGAATGCCAATCAAAAGGAGTCAAAAGCCTGGGAGTCCAAAGCCTGGGAGTCAAAAGCCTGGGAGTCCAAAGCCTTGGAGACAAAAGCCTGGGAGTCAAAAGCCTGGGAGTCCAAAGCCTGGGAGTCAAAAGCCTGGGAGTCCAAAGCCTGGGAGTCAAAAGCCTGGGAGTCAAAAGCCTTGGAGTCCAAAGCCTGGGAGTCAAAAGCCTGGGAGTCCAAAGCCTTGGAGTCCAAAGCATGGGAGTCAAAAGCCTGGGAGTCCAAAGCCTGGGAGTCAAAAGCCTGGGAATCAGAAGACTTGTAAGAAAGGGAGTACAAAAAATGGAAAAGAATGGGCCAAGAAAAATCAGGACACCACACGAAGTAAGGAACTCAGAAAATCTACCACAGACCACGACACTTATG GGCCCATCCCAGTGATGGCAGGACCGTATCTGGATGTGGTCcggaggtcagctgctgattgTGAGTCTGTACTACCATCAGCCCAGGAGAATGCTACCCTAGCCCCGGGTGCCATGGAGCTGAGGACCGGGCCTGGAGGCCCTGGAGCTCATCCTAGGAACCATTGCTGGAGTAACCCAGCTGAGAACGTTCAGGCCTGTGGGACATCCTACCACATCTGCCGCAGGCCCCTCACAGACTACCCCGTTTATGCCCATGACTACACCCTGCCCCGGGCCAAGGACAAACACCAGGATCTGTACCAAGATGAGAGCCTGAAACAAGACCCCTCGCCccagggtgtctctctctctgttactgatGTGGACCTCTGCAACCCCAATGTGAGTTAA
- the LOC115141949 gene encoding uncharacterized protein LOC115141949 isoform X1 codes for MVKPMLRTEVQAKAMIRTNVKTKGERGGHKSSIKKNEKPPTPLIPPTQLVSYEGWAQNPDRPNSRQRDLIVHDNGEVARPRMPIKRSQKPGSPKPGSQKPGSPKPWRQKPGSQKPGSPKPGSQKPGSPKPGSQKPGSQKPWSPKPGSQKPGSPKPWSPKHGSQKPGSPKPGSQKPGNQKTCKKGSTKNGKEWAKKNQDTTRSKELRKSTTDHDTYAGPIPVMAGPYLDVVRRSAADCESVLPSAQENATLAPGAMELRTGPGGPGAHPRNHCWSNPAENVQACGTSYHICRRPLTDYPVYAHDYTLPRAKDKHQDLYQDESLKQDPSPQGVSLSVTDVDLCNPNVS; via the exons ATGGTCAAGCCCATGCTCAGAACTGAGGTCCAGGCCAAAGCCATGATCAGAACCAATGTCAAGAccaaaggagaaagaggaggacacAAGTCGAGCATAAAGAAGAATGAAAAACCACCAACCCCACTAATACCACCAACTCAG CTGGTGAGTTACGAGGGCTGGGCTCAGAATCCAGACAGGCCCAACAGCCGGCAGAGAGACCTG ATTGTCCATGACAACGGGGAAGTGGCCAGGCCCAGAATGCCAATCAAAAGGAGTCAAAAGCCTGGGAGTCCAAAGCCTGGGAGTCAAAAGCCTGGGAGTCCAAAGCCTTGGAGACAAAAGCCTGGGAGTCAAAAGCCTGGGAGTCCAAAGCCTGGGAGTCAAAAGCCTGGGAGTCCAAAGCCTGGGAGTCAAAAGCCTGGGAGTCAAAAGCCTTGGAGTCCAAAGCCTGGGAGTCAAAAGCCTGGGAGTCCAAAGCCTTGGAGTCCAAAGCATGGGAGTCAAAAGCCTGGGAGTCCAAAGCCTGGGAGTCAAAAGCCTGGGAATCAGAAGACTTGTAAGAAAGGGAGTACAAAAAATGGAAAAGAATGGGCCAAGAAAAATCAGGACACCACACGAAGTAAGGAACTCAGAAAATCTACCACAGACCACGACACTTATG CAGGGCCCATCCCAGTGATGGCAGGACCGTATCTGGATGTGGTCcggaggtcagctgctgattgTGAGTCTGTACTACCATCAGCCCAGGAGAATGCTACCCTAGCCCCGGGTGCCATGGAGCTGAGGACCGGGCCTGGAGGCCCTGGAGCTCATCCTAGGAACCATTGCTGGAGTAACCCAGCTGAGAACGTTCAGGCCTGTGGGACATCCTACCACATCTGCCGCAGGCCCCTCACAGACTACCCCGTTTATGCCCATGACTACACCCTGCCCCGGGCCAAGGACAAACACCAGGATCTGTACCAAGATGAGAGCCTGAAACAAGACCCCTCGCCccagggtgtctctctctctgttactgatGTGGACCTCTGCAACCCCAATGTGAGTTAA